The proteins below are encoded in one region of Mauremys reevesii isolate NIE-2019 unplaced genomic scaffold, ASM1616193v1 Contig116, whole genome shotgun sequence:
- the LOC120392781 gene encoding uncharacterized protein LOC120392781 has protein sequence MSLAALLLVLAPGAFAQYTVTQEPSQAAANEGESIQLNCSYTGTAYSVHWYRQPQGGQPRFLALLSSSHRDTRENFTMSLDTETKSSFLYLNSSRLADSAVYLCALEHSARSDTVRLGLTDPTAPMDLLLLTALLREGANGEPVKQPDAPVTVSQGEPVLLKCTYDPTQSPRLWWYQHYPNEAPRLLLGDYEASGEEERRSRRGFSATPDKQEKTFHLKKNSSELRDSAVYYCAMSDTVIAPGRVAAQKPAGGRGGGTKDVWVRAPEEQTLHSAGGVSESHRQGVNVQSYAGVNGPDPRLLGLGGAQGKQMIQFLKMFKISEELHRSQLSCTGSYQLRI, from the exons ATGAGCCTGGCCGCTTTGCTGCTGGTGCTGGCTCCAG gTGCGTTTGCCCAATACACGGTGACCCAGGAGCCGTCCCAGGCCGCTGCCAATGAAGGAGAATCCATCCAGCTCAACTGCTCCTACACGGGCACCGCGTACAGCGTGCATTGGTACCGCCAGCCCCAGGGGGGCCAGCCGCGGTTCCTGGCGCTCCTGTCCTCTAGTCACAGAGACACCCGAGAGAATTTCACCATGAGCCTGGACACCGAAACCAAAAGCAGCTTCTTGTACCTGAACAGCAGCCGCCTGGCAGACTCTGCTGTGTATCTGTGCGCGCTGGAGCACAGTGCCAG GTCAGACACTGTCCGACTG GGTCTGACAGACCCCACAGCACCCATGGACTTGCTTCTGCTCACTGCACTGCTGCGAG aAGGGGCTAATGGAGAGCCAGTGAAACAACCTGATGCCCCAGTGACTGTGTCCCAAGGGGAACCAGTGCTGCTGAAATGCACCTATGACCCTACCCAGTCTCCAAGGCTCTGGTGGTACCAGCACTACCCAAATGAAGCCCCTCGCCTCTTGCTGGGAGACTATGAAGCATCgggtgaggaggagagaaggagccGGCGAGGGTTCTCGGCCACACCCGACAAACAGGAGAAGACCTTCCACCTGAAGAAAAACTCCAGTGAACTGCGCGACTCCGCCGTCTATTACTGCGCCATGAGCGACACGGTGATTGCGCCCGGCAGAGTCGCTGCACAGAAACCCGCGGGGGGAAGAGGAGGCGGCACTAAGGATGTCTGGGTTAGAGCCCCAGAGGAACAGACTTTGCACAGCGCCGGTGGAGTCAGTGAATCCCATCGCCAGGGTGTAAATGTGCAGAGCTACGCAGGAGTCAACGGGCCAGATCCCAGGCTGCTGGGACTGGGTGGAGCTCAGGGGAAGCAAATGATCCAGTTCCTCAAAATGTTTAAAATCAGTGAGGAATTGCACAGGAGTCAGCTGAGCTGCACTGGTTcctatcagctgaggatctga